The following nucleotide sequence is from Coffea eugenioides isolate CCC68of chromosome 10, Ceug_1.0, whole genome shotgun sequence.
AGAGAATTTGAATTCATGAAACGTCTATCTCTGACCTCAATGAAACAAGATGGGAATTATGCTTTTTCTCAATTTGATCAACAAATGGAGCAATTAtcatcaaaacaaaaattgacaCTGCCATCTTCCTTCatgtgccaaaaaaaaaaaaaatcccaagtAGAGATTACCAATAATTGATTAGTCATGCATGGGATACTGGAAATAGACTTGCGTAGCTACATTTGCTTTCAAGAGCAGTCTCAtttaaattgctattttctagagcttttgtagaaaaatatactgtTGTGATTTAATGTATGTAAGAttaaaagtgattgaaaatgtGATCACAAAAAgcctaaaatttttttgaaaactgCAATCCAAACAATGCTATTAAAGTCCGTTTGGATTGCGTTTTTTAGagagattttgagaaaaataattgtgttatatttttaaaatgtgaTTTTTGTGAAATAAAATAGTGAAATAGAAATTGTCTAGAAAGAACATTCATAGCAAACataaaattgtttttttttttaaatcacaatccAAGCAAAGGATTTAGAGTTGATTAATCAATACATAGCTTTTATTCGGTTAACAGAATTTATTTCTACATAATAAAAATTTCACATATTTGGGGTGGATTAATCTTTTTTCACTAATAGAGTATAAACTAGAGGTTTAGATGCATGATAATTAtctcaatttaaatttaaatttcaaattttatacaTAAATCATCTATTTAAACTTGCTAGTGTATACATTGAATTTTGCAAATATGTAATGCATTCAAACTGTTAGTATGCAAAAGTGTTATCCATTTAGAACCAAATGCAGCCAAGAAGGAGGCGTCTTGGTGGGGTGGCGGTTTTAATTTCAACCACACATTGGTGAAGTTGACTGAAAGGTTTGCTCTACCCCAATCAAATTAACAACAGTCCAGATTAAGACGCAACTGTAAAAATAATGCAGAACCTATATCTTGATAAAATTAGACTTGATTAGCATGCGAACTCAATCAATAGTTTCTAATAAACTTCTATGTCAGGACTTCGTTTTGTTTTTTGGTCAGAGCCCTTCCCGAACCAAGTTTTTGGAGTTTTGGTAGGAAATTATAATGTAGTAATATGGTGCATGTGAAGTAAAACAAGATATTGAAAAATGTGTCAAGACAATGTTAATGCGAAAACTTGCAATCTGTTatgaaataatgataagatgtGGATGTCCGTTGATATTCTCTAGATGTGGCTGTCCGTTGATATTCTCAAGAAGgattacaagatgaagatgTCCGTTTGCATTCTCAAGATGATAGTCACATGTATTCTCCCTAGATTCATTGGTACATTGGATGAACTCATTTATGGATGTACTTGATGTACTAAATTCATGTATTAGTACTTAATAGGGTTCATGTACCTTCTATCTTGGATCACCTATATATAGGGGTGAATCCTACTTCATTTGTAACATTGAAACCTGGAAGTACTTTGATCagtaaatataataatattctATCTCTCACTCTACTATTTCAATCCCTACTTTGggagtttattttattagtttcacaACACGTTATCAGCACGAGTCTCTACTTTGAGTGAAGGAAAGGCACGAAGCAAAAGTGAAGCACGAAACGTGTCAAGATTTTGCCCGAACAACTTTTGGCTACTTATCAAGGTAATATTCTTTCCTACGAATCTATTGCATAGTCTTATGGCTAATCTCACAAAACAAGAGTTCGTACCTCTTgatatttctggaaaaaattatttatcgtGGGTATTGGATGTTGAAATTCATCTTGAGGCAATGGGCCTTGGTAATACTATTGTTGATGAGAATGATGCCTCAAACCAAGACCGTGCTAAGGCCATGATTTTCCTTCGTCGTCATTTAGATGAAGGACTAAAAGTAGAGTATCTTACTGTCAAAGATCCTCTTGTCCTTTGGCAAGATTTGAAAGAAAGATACGATCACCTGAAGTTGGTCGTTCTTCCAAAGGCCCGATATGATTGGCTCCACTTACGACTACAAGATTTCAAATCTGTCAACGAATATAATTCAGCCATGTTCAGAATTACTTCTCAATTATCATTGTGTGGCGAAAAAGTCACTGATGAAAACATGTTAGAGAAAACATTCTCTACTTTTCATGTCTCTAATATGCTCCTGCAGCAGCAATATAGAGAGAgaggatttaaaaaatattctgaaCTTATTGCATGTCTTCTGTTGGCtgaacaaaataatgaattattGCTGAAAAATCATAAGTCCCGACCAACTGGTGCAAGTCCATTCCCTGAAGCGAATGGgactcaatttcaaaattctggTCGAGGTCGTGGACGTGGCCGTAGAGGTGGCCGTGGAAGAAGccgtggacgtggccgtggcCGTGGACGTGATCATAGTAGATTTGTGCCTCGTGAAAATTATAGCCGTGGCAAGCAACAAAATATTTctcaagagagagaaaatgacTACGATCCgaaagaaggagaaaagaaagtttatgaagaa
It contains:
- the LOC113750748 gene encoding uncharacterized protein LOC113750748 → MGLGNTIVDENDASNQDRAKAMIFLRRHLDEGLKVEYLTVKDPLVLWQDLKERYDHLKLVVLPKARYDWLHLRLQDFKSVNEYNSAMFRITSQLSLCGEKVTDENMLEKTFSTFHVSNMLLQQQYRERGFKKYSELIACLLLAEQNNELLLKNHKSRPTGASPFPEANGTQFQNSGRGRGRGRRGGRGRSRGRGRGRGRDHSRFVPRENYSRGKQQNISQERENDYDPKEGEKKVYEEKCYRCGMEGHWSRTCRTAEHLVDLYQASLKKKDKDVETNFIDQKNAYDDDDADMTHLDIADFFEHPEDAK